A genome region from Coprococcus phoceensis includes the following:
- a CDS encoding acyltransferase → MEQLTVKSLYNLKETIARDIFEGVTYPWEVLPKISSFILELGETLSEEEYEKVGENVWIAKSATVAPTAYINGPAIIGKDAEVRHCAFIRGNAIVGEGAVVGNSTELKNVILFNKVQVPHYNYVGDSVLGYKSHMGAGSITSNVKSDKTLVTVKTPKGAIETGLKKFGAMLGDEVEVGCGSVLNPGTVVGSHTNIYPLSMVREFVPAGSIYKKRGEVIEKYEK, encoded by the coding sequence ATGGAACAATTAACAGTAAAATCACTTTATAATTTGAAGGAGACAATTGCGAGAGATATTTTTGAAGGAGTGACTTATCCATGGGAGGTTCTTCCGAAAATCAGTTCTTTTATTTTAGAACTAGGAGAGACGTTATCGGAAGAGGAGTATGAAAAAGTCGGTGAGAATGTATGGATTGCAAAATCGGCGACAGTAGCGCCGACAGCTTACATCAATGGACCGGCAATTATTGGGAAAGACGCAGAAGTGAGACATTGTGCGTTTATCCGCGGTAATGCAATTGTTGGGGAAGGAGCTGTGGTAGGAAATTCTACAGAGCTTAAGAATGTAATTCTGTTTAATAAAGTTCAGGTTCCACATTATAATTATGTAGGGGACTCTGTGCTTGGATATAAGTCTCATATGGGGGCTGGCTCGATTACTTCTAATGTGAAATCGGATAAGACATTGGTGACGGTAAAGACACCAAAAGGAGCGATTGAGACCGGACTTAAGAAATTTGGTGCCATGCTTGGCGATGAAGTCGAAGTGGGATGTGGAAGTGTATTGAATCCGGGAACAGTTGTGGGAAGTCATACAAATATTTATCCGTTGTCTATGGTCAGAGAATTTGTACCTGCAGGCAGCATTTATAAAAAACGTGGAGAAGTAATCGAGAAATACGAAAAATAA